The region ACCGCATGATCGAGCTGCCAGGGCATCGAATCGACACGGCCAATACCCACGGTACCGGCTGCACGCTGTCGGCCGCCCTGGCGGCCCTGCTGCCCCAGATCGACGACGTGCCGGAAGCGGCGCGGCGGGCCAAAGCTTACCTGACCGAGGCCATCCGGCATTCCGGCCGCCTGCAGGCCGGCGACGGCCACGGGCCGGTGCATCACTTCCACGCCTGGTGGTGATGGCGGCGTGCAGGCGCTTTTGCGGGGGCAAATCCGGTCAGGGACCTGTAAGACGGGGTGACTGGCCGGGCCGGCGGGCCGTCATCGCCCGCCGCGGCGTGCAAGCCGGTACAATTGCCCCCGCTGTCAACTCCAATTCTTCCGTGCTGTCATGAACGCATCCACTCTGCCCGACGTCGAACAAGCCCGCTTCAACATGGTGGAACAGCAGATCCGCCCGTGGGATGTGCTGAACGAAAACGTGTTGGCCGCCTTGTTCAAGGTGCGTCGCGAACAATTCGTTCCCCCCGCCTATCGCTCGGTGGCTTTCTCCGATCTGGAGATCCCGCTGGAAATCAACGCCGTGGATACGCGCCAGAACATGCTGGCGCCGAAGATCGAAGCTCGCCTGGCGCAGGAGCTGCTGCTCAAGCCGACCGACGCCGTGTTGGAAATCGGCACCGGTTCGGGGTATCAGGCTGCTTTGCTGGCTGAATTGGCGCAGCAGGTCACGTCGGTGGAAATCGACAGCCGCCTGGTGGCTTTCGCGCAGCAGAACCTGCAGTTGAACCATGTCGGCAACGTCAAGGTCGAGACGGGTGACGGGCGCAATGGCTGGGGCACCACCGAATATGACGCCATCCTGATCACTGGCTCCGTGCCCGTGGTGCCGGACGGCTTGAAATACCAGCTGCGCATCGGCGGCCGCATGGTCGTGATCGTCGGCCAGGCGCCGGTGATGACCGCCTGTCGGATCACGCGCAGCACCGCGGCGAGCTTCGAAACGGTGAACCTGTTCGAAACGATCGTGAAGCCCCTGCGCGGCGCGACGGTCTCGCAGTTCAAGTTTTAAGGTTTTTTTTGCTGCACCATGGGATTTATATGTAGGGCCCTCGGGGCCCTACACCCCGGTATAAGGATTGTTTTCTTGGGCCCGGGGCTGCCAGATACAGGCGCCTCTCGAGAACCCTGCCAACAATGAAAAGACCTGTGCCAGTGCACAGGTCTTTTTTTATCGCAGCCACCGCGGAGCTGGCTTTGCCAGTCCGCTGGTGGCGTCCCCTGGGGGGCCGCGCTCCGCGCGGTACGGGGGGCCGATATGTGGGGCCCGGAGGCCCCCACATAAAAAATAAAAATCAAAGTGGTGGCAGGTAGATGACGATCCGAAAGGACTAAGAGCCAGCCTGGATCTTCTTCACCAACGCCGTCGTCGACCGCTGGAACTCAAAAGGCACGGCCACGGCGCGGCCGCCCCAGCTGCGTACCAACGCCGTCTCCGGCAAGGTCTCCATGTCATAGTCGCCACCTTTGACGATGACATCCGGCCGTAATTCAGCGATCAATTCCTGCGGCGTGTCTTCGTCGAACCACGTGACACCCCCGACGCAGGCCAGGGCCGCCAGCATGGCCGCGCGATCCTGCTCATTGTTCAAGGGCCGCTCCGGACCCTTGCCCAGCCGGCGGGCCGACGCGTCCGTATTCACGGCAACGACCAGGGTAGCCCCCAGCTGCGCCGCCTCGTCCAGATACGTGACGTGGCCACGGTGCAGGATGTCGAACACCCCGTTGGTGAACACCAACGGGCGCGCCAGGCGGCCCTCCGCGATGGCGGCGGCGCATTCCTGGCGGGTAAGGATCTTGGATTCGAAACGGGCTGTCATGCGGGCATTTTACGGGACCGGACGCCCAAAACGCCTTAGACGCCGACCAGGCCCGGGCTATCCACACCCGGCGGCAGGATCAGGCCGGACTTGTTCGACATCGCCGCGATGGTTTCCTTGCGGTAGCGGTTCAGGTCCTTGGCCGACTCGAAGGTGCGATCCAGCAGCTTGCTCAGGATGTGCAGGATGCGGTCGCCGACCTTCTTTTCCCAGCCGCCGTCGAAACGGATCTGCGTGTCCAGCCAGTGCTCCAGCCAGCCCGGATCGGGCAGCTTGGACTGCACGGTGTCGTTCGGGAACATGTCCTT is a window of Bordetella sp. N DNA encoding:
- a CDS encoding protein-L-isoaspartate O-methyltransferase, yielding MNASTLPDVEQARFNMVEQQIRPWDVLNENVLAALFKVRREQFVPPAYRSVAFSDLEIPLEINAVDTRQNMLAPKIEARLAQELLLKPTDAVLEIGTGSGYQAALLAELAQQVTSVEIDSRLVAFAQQNLQLNHVGNVKVETGDGRNGWGTTEYDAILITGSVPVVPDGLKYQLRIGGRMVVIVGQAPVMTACRITRSTAASFETVNLFETIVKPLRGATVSQFKF
- the rfaE2 gene encoding D-glycero-beta-D-manno-heptose 1-phosphate adenylyltransferase, with product MTARFESKILTRQECAAAIAEGRLARPLVFTNGVFDILHRGHVTYLDEAAQLGATLVVAVNTDASARRLGKGPERPLNNEQDRAAMLAALACVGGVTWFDEDTPQELIAELRPDVIVKGGDYDMETLPETALVRSWGGRAVAVPFEFQRSTTALVKKIQAGS